A genomic stretch from Colwellia sp. Arc7-635 includes:
- a CDS encoding integron integrase, translating into MKSEFLSHIKETMWARRYAKRTIESYLYWIKAYIIFIGKVHPKDCHDKEVERFLSYLSNNLNLAPKSQALALNSVNYLYKYILVKPLSLDLRFNKSRVNPKLPSVLTAPEVKALLSAISINHLLLCQLMYGSGLRLMEAVRLRVQDINFDYHCIEVWNGKGGKHRTVTLATELTTALIEQISLVRSYYVLDMRNDNYSGVYLPFALARKYPSAAKTFNWHYLFPSNRLSLDPEVNKLRRHHINETAIQKAIKRASKKSGIDKNITCHTLRHSFATHLLQRGADIRTVQEQLGHSDIRTTQIYTHVIERGANGVTSPLSALI; encoded by the coding sequence ATGAAATCAGAATTTCTCTCGCATATTAAAGAAACAATGTGGGCCAGACGCTATGCTAAACGTACGATTGAGTCTTATTTATATTGGATTAAAGCTTACATAATTTTCATTGGCAAAGTTCATCCTAAAGACTGCCATGATAAAGAGGTTGAAAGATTTTTAAGTTACCTTTCTAATAATCTAAATCTTGCGCCAAAATCTCAAGCATTAGCATTAAACTCTGTTAACTATTTGTATAAATATATTTTAGTTAAACCACTTAGTCTTGATTTGCGCTTTAATAAATCTAGAGTGAACCCAAAACTACCGTCAGTACTAACTGCACCAGAAGTAAAAGCACTTTTATCGGCTATAAGTATAAACCACCTTTTACTTTGCCAATTAATGTATGGCAGTGGCTTAAGATTAATGGAGGCTGTGCGCTTAAGAGTACAAGATATAAATTTTGACTATCATTGTATCGAAGTATGGAACGGCAAAGGTGGTAAACACAGAACGGTTACCCTCGCAACTGAACTAACTACAGCACTTATAGAGCAAATATCATTGGTTAGGTCTTATTATGTATTAGATATGAGGAATGATAATTATTCTGGCGTATATTTGCCTTTTGCTTTAGCGAGAAAATACCCGAGTGCTGCTAAAACATTTAATTGGCATTATTTATTCCCATCAAATCGATTATCTTTAGATCCTGAGGTCAATAAATTAAGACGCCATCATATAAACGAAACGGCAATTCAAAAAGCTATAAAGAGAGCATCTAAAAAATCAGGTATAGATAAAAACATAACTTGTCATACTTTACGACACTCATTTGCAACACATTTACTTCAAAGAGGTGCCGACATTCGGACGGTACAAGAACAATTGGGACATAGTGACATTAGAACAACGCAAATATATACCCATGTGATAGAGCGTGGTGCAAACGGAGTCACAAGTCCTTTATCAGCTTTGATATAA